One Panicum virgatum strain AP13 chromosome 3N, P.virgatum_v5, whole genome shotgun sequence DNA segment encodes these proteins:
- the LOC120666862 gene encoding oleosin-B6-like: MQKYIPSLLECIQLEEEDAAADQRRRRPPRPPPVLLALRGFREEAAGSAASVEAGELGSSGGGGGAGAGELHAAGRSRGGARAAGRNGSGPPSSLAGATHSLAGAPPILLLPPLPCAEPTAAAGRGGALAAPRRPPAAIALRTRPTSLAVPGLPSAPAAPPSPSPLPAGSPCCRRRPCPLTPQRCCSRLACLPRTSGARRGCARSCCPCPRRPSGSRSGS; encoded by the coding sequence ATGCAAAAATACATCCCCTCTCTCCTCGAATGCATCCAGCTGGAAGaggaggatgcggcggcggaccagaggaggaggaggcctcctCGCCCTCCCCCTGTGCTCCTCGCCCTGCGCGGCTTccgggaggaggcggccgggagCGCGGCGTCGGTGGAGGCTGGGGAGCTTGGCAgcagtggaggaggtggaggagcaggggcaggCGAGCTCCACGCGGCGGGccggagccgcggcggcgcgcgcgcagcgGGGCGGAATGGCAGcggccctccttcctccctggCCGGCGCCACCCactccctcgccggcgctcctcccatcctcctcctccctcctcttccgTGCGCAGAGCCCACTGCTGCAGCCGGTCGTGGAGGAGCTCTTGCTGCGCCACGCCGGCCTCCCGCCGCCATCGCGCTGCGGACCAGGCCCACCAGCCTTGCCGTCCCGGGGCTCCCGtctgcgcccgccgcgccgccgtcgccgtcgccgctacCGGCCGGGAGCCCGtgctgccgtcgccgcccgtGTCCGCTGACGCCGCAGCGGTGCTGCTCGCGGCTGGCGTGCCTCCCGCGGACCTCTGGGGCGCGGCGGGGATGTGCCCGGAGCTGCTGTCCGTGCCCGCGGAGACCATCGGGGTCGCGCTCCGGTTCCTGA